The following are encoded together in the Streptomyces tsukubensis genome:
- the scpB gene encoding SMC-Scp complex subunit ScpB gives MTDGESPTTDGAGPPARQDGHNGETAVSVLALRPALEAVLMVVDEPATEDHLAKVLQRPVREVASALRTLADEYTSQGRGFELRLVAGGWRFYSRPAYAPAVEGFVLDGQQARLTQAALETLAVVAYRQPVSRSRVSAVRGVNCDGVMRTLLQRGLVEEAGTEPETGAILYRTTNYFLERMGLRGLDELPELAPFLPDADAIEAETLEGVPSFDPDADDVSVQDTRTDSYATTDDSHDSHLDPTEH, from the coding sequence GTGACAGACGGCGAGAGCCCCACCACGGATGGCGCGGGCCCCCCGGCCCGGCAGGACGGTCACAACGGAGAGACGGCCGTCTCCGTACTCGCGCTGCGGCCCGCCCTGGAGGCCGTCCTGATGGTCGTGGACGAACCCGCCACCGAGGACCATCTCGCCAAGGTCCTCCAGCGGCCGGTCAGGGAGGTCGCGAGCGCACTGCGTACGCTCGCCGACGAGTACACCTCGCAGGGCCGAGGTTTCGAGCTGCGGCTTGTCGCGGGCGGCTGGCGGTTCTACTCGCGACCCGCGTACGCTCCTGCGGTCGAGGGTTTCGTCCTCGACGGCCAGCAGGCGCGGCTCACCCAGGCGGCGCTTGAGACGCTGGCCGTGGTCGCCTATCGGCAGCCGGTCAGCCGTTCACGGGTCTCCGCGGTGCGCGGAGTGAACTGTGACGGCGTGATGCGCACGCTCCTCCAGCGGGGTCTGGTCGAGGAGGCGGGCACGGAACCCGAAACAGGTGCGATCCTGTACAGGACGACGAACTATTTCCTGGAGCGGATGGGCCTGCGCGGCCTGGACGAACTCCCCGAGCTCGCGCCCTTCCTCCCGGATGCGGACGCGATCGAGGCGGAGACGCTGGAGGGGGTGCCGTCGTTCGATCCGGACGCGGACGATGTCTCCGTCCAGGACACCCGCACGGACAGTTACGCAACCACAGACGACAGCCACGACAGCCACCTCGATCCGACGGAACATTGA
- a CDS encoding segregation and condensation protein A, producing MPTTDDSARRPRGRRALGRGPGETPADSGGGPAPQAPQEERTERPPSGAGDGGETPTDGDGEGPPGGDGQRPPAEGTEGEDRPADDGRFTVRLANFEGPFDLLLQLISRHRLDITEIALSQVTDEFMAHIRAMGADWDLDRTTEFLVVAATLLDLKAARLLPVAEIEDEADLALLEARDLLFARLLQYRAYKRVADIFSGRLDDEAHRFPRTVGLEPHHAALLPEVVIRIGGEGLARLAVKAMQPKPEPRVYIDHIHAPLVSVQEQAQVVVAKLREAGESDFAALVADAGDTLTVVARFLALLELYREKAVDLDQEEALGPLTVRWTGGEGEERPWVTDEFDRAAEPAAEPAAEPAAEERRAEMPSAEGSTAVESPGDERGRTEGTGTVGTGTEKTGTEETA from the coding sequence ATGCCCACGACCGACGACTCAGCCCGGCGCCCCCGGGGCAGACGCGCCCTGGGCAGGGGGCCGGGCGAGACGCCCGCGGACTCCGGTGGCGGGCCGGCCCCCCAAGCGCCTCAGGAGGAGCGGACTGAGCGCCCGCCGTCCGGAGCCGGAGACGGCGGGGAGACGCCGACGGACGGGGACGGGGAGGGCCCGCCCGGGGGCGACGGGCAGCGCCCGCCCGCGGAGGGCACCGAGGGGGAGGACCGACCCGCGGACGACGGGCGGTTCACCGTGCGGCTCGCCAACTTCGAGGGCCCCTTCGACCTGCTGCTCCAGCTCATCTCCCGGCACAGGCTGGACATCACCGAGATCGCCCTCTCCCAGGTCACCGACGAGTTCATGGCCCACATCCGCGCCATGGGGGCCGACTGGGACCTCGACCGGACCACCGAGTTCCTGGTCGTCGCCGCGACACTGCTCGACCTCAAGGCGGCCAGACTGCTGCCCGTCGCCGAGATCGAGGACGAGGCTGACCTCGCGCTGCTGGAGGCGAGGGACCTGCTCTTCGCGAGGCTGTTGCAGTACCGGGCGTACAAGCGCGTCGCTGACATCTTCAGCGGTCGGCTGGACGACGAGGCCCACCGTTTTCCGCGGACCGTCGGTCTTGAGCCGCACCACGCCGCCCTGTTGCCCGAGGTCGTCATCAGGATCGGCGGCGAGGGATTGGCGAGACTCGCGGTCAAGGCCATGCAGCCGAAGCCCGAGCCGCGGGTGTACATCGATCACATCCACGCCCCGCTCGTGTCGGTCCAGGAACAGGCACAGGTGGTCGTGGCGAAGCTGCGCGAGGCCGGCGAGTCCGACTTCGCCGCCCTCGTGGCCGACGCCGGGGACACCCTGACCGTCGTGGCGCGCTTCCTGGCGCTGCTTGAGCTCTATCGGGAGAAGGCCGTGGACCTGGACCAGGAGGAGGCCCTCGGCCCGCTCACCGTCCGCTGGACGGGCGGCGAGGGGGAGGAACGGCCGTGGGTCACCGACGAGTTCGACCGGGCGGCGGAACCGGCGGCGGAACCGGCGGCGGAACCGGCGGCGGAGGAGCGGCGCGCCGAGATGCCTTCGGCCGAGGGGAGCACCGCCGTGGAGTCGCCCGGTGACGAGCGGGGCCGTACGGAGGGGACGGGCACGGTGGGGACGGGCACCGAGAAGACGGGCACGGAGGAGACGGCGTGA
- a CDS encoding ParA family protein — translation MDGHHVNAMAGDRSGGKPSRLADYDELPEGHFYDPDAEYEPDPEYAATLAPDAARQRRERIGPTGRPLPYFPIPGPLTDHGPAKIIAMCNQKGGVGKTTSTINLGAALAEYGRRVLLVDFDPQGALSVGLGVNPMELDLTVYNLLMERGMAADEVLLKTAVPNMDLLPSNIDLSAAEVQLVSEVARESTLQRALKPLMADYDYIVIDCQPSLGLLTVNALTAAHKVIVPLECEFFALRGVALLTETIEKVQERLNPDLELDGILATMYDSRTVHSREVLARVVEAFDNHVYHTVIGRTVRFPETTVAGEPITTYASNSVGAAAYRQLAREVLARCHAE, via the coding sequence ATGGATGGCCATCACGTGAACGCCATGGCCGGCGACCGGAGCGGCGGGAAGCCCAGCCGCCTCGCTGACTACGACGAATTGCCCGAAGGGCACTTCTACGACCCCGACGCCGAATACGAGCCGGACCCGGAGTACGCGGCCACGCTCGCGCCCGACGCCGCACGGCAGCGCCGTGAGCGGATCGGCCCGACCGGACGGCCGCTGCCGTACTTCCCGATCCCGGGCCCGCTGACCGACCACGGTCCCGCGAAGATCATCGCGATGTGCAACCAGAAGGGCGGGGTCGGCAAGACGACCTCGACCATCAACCTGGGGGCCGCGCTCGCGGAGTACGGACGCAGGGTGCTGCTCGTCGACTTCGACCCGCAGGGCGCCCTCTCCGTCGGTCTGGGTGTCAACCCGATGGAGCTCGACCTCACCGTCTACAACCTGCTCATGGAGCGGGGCATGGCGGCGGACGAGGTACTGCTCAAGACGGCCGTGCCCAATATGGACCTGCTGCCGAGCAACATCGACCTCTCGGCCGCTGAGGTGCAGCTCGTCTCCGAGGTGGCGCGCGAGTCCACCCTCCAGCGCGCCCTGAAGCCGCTGATGGCCGACTACGACTACATCGTGATCGACTGCCAGCCCTCGCTCGGCCTGCTCACCGTCAACGCCCTCACCGCGGCGCACAAGGTGATCGTGCCGCTGGAGTGCGAGTTCTTCGCACTGCGCGGAGTGGCGTTGCTCACCGAGACCATCGAGAAGGTCCAGGAGCGACTCAACCCGGATCTCGAACTCGACGGCATCCTCGCCACGATGTACGACTCCCGCACGGTGCACAGCCGCGAGGTGCTGGCCCGGGTGGTGGAGGCGTTCGACAATCACGTCTACCACACGGTCATCGGCCGCACGGTCCGCTTCCCCGAGACGACGGTCGCGGGCGAGCCCATCACGACGTACGCCTCCAACTCCGTCGGCGCCGCCGCCTACCGTCAGCTCGCCAGGGAGGTGCTCGCCCGGTGTCACGCCGAGTGA